The following proteins are encoded in a genomic region of Ornithodoros turicata isolate Travis chromosome 6, ASM3712646v1, whole genome shotgun sequence:
- the LOC135398041 gene encoding uncharacterized protein LOC135398041 isoform X2 has protein sequence MAKMWEFDAFIDEGDEDFASYVERFGHYCKVANVQDEELRKSAFITAIGKKVYKTLKDLLLPSKPEEKSFKDLVKVLSEHYGPTSQVIAERFKFNRRYQGEGESVAVFAVALKHMAAKCEFGQFLDDALRDRFVAGLRNPAIQTGLLKKKELTFETACEFAKSVELAERESRGFRPVAGTDVEVHAIKKTSRKPVSGSETRTAKNKCYRCGEEHDANSCRYRKTRCYHCKRTGHLSRVCRSRQTSADAVHNVDDEQPDSELLLYSVYHVGTTKRPYEVEVRLEESLFKLLKQPPSLAQCALKLKTYGGTPLEVIGQGQVAVEYNGQRKVLQIIVVPGDKPALLGRDWIESLGVDLNSIHEVHTELAPDSLVRRTNAVQHTRTPPYHPASNGAAERLVQTVKRSLLRQFRDEESTGVTRTIRHRLDQFLFVYRNTPCPTTGKTPAELFLSWKPRTRLSILHPELAKRTERGITQGQSRPNGTSWREFEAGDSVRVRGTRPGDPKWLEGTVVRRVSLSTYIVRVQSQERFVHVDDITSHAFAIPAPRTIRIPEETSTQQPPDPALAVQPQVEDETGTPLATPVSTEDEVATENNAPVPQLRRSSRTRKQPERYGFETK, from the exons ATGGCTAAGATGTGGGAATTTGACGCCTTCATTGACGAAGGAGACGAAGACTTCGCTTCGTACGTGGAAAGATTTGGGCACTATTGCAAGGTAGCCAACGTGCAAGACGAAGAACTTAGGAAGTCAGCCTTCATCACTGCCATAGGGAAGAAAGTGTACAAGACGCTCAAAGATTTGCTTCTACCGTCAAAGCCGGAAGAGAAGTCATTCAAAGATTTGGTGAAGGTACTGAGCGAACACTACGGGCCTACAAGCCAAGTCATTGCGGAGCGCTTCAAATTTAACCGGCGCTACCAAGGGGAAGGGGAGTCCGTCGCAGTTTTTGCAGTCGCGCTGAAGCACATGGCTGCGAAATGCGAGTTCGGCCAGTTTCTCGACGACGCGTTGCGGGACCGGTTCGTCGCGGGACTGCGGAACCCAGCCATCCAGACAGGATTGCTCAAGAAAAAGGAGCTGACGTTCGAGACGGCGTGTGAGTTCGCCAAGAGCGTCGAATTGGCCGAGCGAGAGTCTAGGGGCTTCCGACCAGTTGCTGGAACAGACGTCGAAGTCCATGCGATCAAAAAGACAAGCAGGAAGCCTGTTTCGGGGAGTGAAACGAGAACAGCCAAGAACAAATGTTATCGGTGCGGTGAAGAACATGACGCAAATTCGTGTCGCTATCGAAAGACAAGATGTTATCACTGCAAGCGCACGGGGCATCTGTCTCGCGTGTGCAGATCTAGGCAGACATCGGCCGACGCGGTTCATAACGTGGACGACGAACAGCCTGATAGCGAGCTGTTGTTATACAGCGTGTATCACGTCGGGACAACGAAGCGACCGTATGAAGTGGAAGTGCGGCTTGAAG AAAGCCTGTTCAAGCTGCTAAAACAACCGCCGTCGCTTGCGCAGTGCGCACTGAAGCTCAAAACGTACGGCGGAACGCCGCTTGAAGTCATAGGCCAGGGCCAAGTCGCTGTGGAATATAACGGACAACGGAAGGTTCTGCAAATCATCGTGGTACCCGGAGACAAGCCAGCGTTGCTTGGGCGCGACTGGATTGAGAGCCTCGGGGTCGACTTGAACAGCATTCACGAGGTCCACACCGAGCTAGCTCCGGACAGCCTCGTTAGAAG AACGAACGCTGTGCAGCATACGAGGACACCGCCGTACCACCCAGCCTCAAATGGAGCAGCGGAAAGACTTGTCCAGACAGTCAAACGAAGTCTCCTACGCCAATTTCGGGATGAGGAGAGCACAGGAGTGACTCGGACGATTCGACATCGACTGGATCAGTTTCTCTTCGTATACCGTAACACACCGTGTCCAACAACTGGTAAGACGCCAGCCGAACTTTTTCTGTCCTGGAAGCCACGCACGAGGCTGAGCATCTTGCACCCCGAATTAGCAAAGCGGACGGAAAGAGGTATTACTCAAGGGCAAAGCCGCCCAAACGGAACTTCATGGAGGGAGTTCGAAGCGGGCGATAGCGTTCGAGTAAGAGGGACCAGACCGGGTGATCCAAAATGGTTAGAAGGCACTGTCGTGCGGCGCGTCAGCTTGTCTACATACATAGTCAGGGTTCAAAGCCAAGAGAGGTTTGTCCATGTGGACGACATTACTTCACACGCATTTGCTATTCCTGCACCCAGAACGATTCGGATTCCAGAGGAGACCAGTACACAGCAACCGCCTGACCCGGCTTTAGCAGTCCAGCCTCAAGTAGAAGACGAAACAGGGACCCCATTGGCAACGCCGGTGTCTACTGAAGATGAAGTCGCCACGGAAAACAACGCTCCGGTACCGCAACTACGACGAAGCTCGAGAACACGAAAGCAACCCGAACGTTATGGCtttgaaacaaaataa
- the LOC135398041 gene encoding uncharacterized protein LOC135398041 isoform X1 → MAKMWEFDAFIDEGDEDFASYVERFGHYCKVANVQDEELRKSAFITAIGKKVYKTLKDLLLPSKPEEKSFKDLVKVLSEHYGPTSQVIAERFKFNRRYQGEGESVAVFAVALKHMAAKCEFGQFLDDALRDRFVAGLRNPAIQTGLLKKKELTFETACEFAKSVELAERESRGFRPVAGTDVEVHAIKKTSRKPVSGSETRTAKNKCYRCGEEHDANSCRYRKTRCYHCKRTGHLSRVCRSRQTSADAVHNVDDEQPDSELLLYSVYHVGTTKRPYEVEVRLEGMTVKMQVDTGAAVSLLSESLFKLLKQPPSLAQCALKLKTYGGTPLEVIGQGQVAVEYNGQRKVLQIIVVPGDKPALLGRDWIESLGVDLNSIHEVHTELAPDSLVRRTNAVQHTRTPPYHPASNGAAERLVQTVKRSLLRQFRDEESTGVTRTIRHRLDQFLFVYRNTPCPTTGKTPAELFLSWKPRTRLSILHPELAKRTERGITQGQSRPNGTSWREFEAGDSVRVRGTRPGDPKWLEGTVVRRVSLSTYIVRVQSQERFVHVDDITSHAFAIPAPRTIRIPEETSTQQPPDPALAVQPQVEDETGTPLATPVSTEDEVATENNAPVPQLRRSSRTRKQPERYGFETK, encoded by the exons ATGGCTAAGATGTGGGAATTTGACGCCTTCATTGACGAAGGAGACGAAGACTTCGCTTCGTACGTGGAAAGATTTGGGCACTATTGCAAGGTAGCCAACGTGCAAGACGAAGAACTTAGGAAGTCAGCCTTCATCACTGCCATAGGGAAGAAAGTGTACAAGACGCTCAAAGATTTGCTTCTACCGTCAAAGCCGGAAGAGAAGTCATTCAAAGATTTGGTGAAGGTACTGAGCGAACACTACGGGCCTACAAGCCAAGTCATTGCGGAGCGCTTCAAATTTAACCGGCGCTACCAAGGGGAAGGGGAGTCCGTCGCAGTTTTTGCAGTCGCGCTGAAGCACATGGCTGCGAAATGCGAGTTCGGCCAGTTTCTCGACGACGCGTTGCGGGACCGGTTCGTCGCGGGACTGCGGAACCCAGCCATCCAGACAGGATTGCTCAAGAAAAAGGAGCTGACGTTCGAGACGGCGTGTGAGTTCGCCAAGAGCGTCGAATTGGCCGAGCGAGAGTCTAGGGGCTTCCGACCAGTTGCTGGAACAGACGTCGAAGTCCATGCGATCAAAAAGACAAGCAGGAAGCCTGTTTCGGGGAGTGAAACGAGAACAGCCAAGAACAAATGTTATCGGTGCGGTGAAGAACATGACGCAAATTCGTGTCGCTATCGAAAGACAAGATGTTATCACTGCAAGCGCACGGGGCATCTGTCTCGCGTGTGCAGATCTAGGCAGACATCGGCCGACGCGGTTCATAACGTGGACGACGAACAGCCTGATAGCGAGCTGTTGTTATACAGCGTGTATCACGTCGGGACAACGAAGCGACCGTATGAAGTGGAAGTGCGGCTTGAAGGTATGACTGTGAAAATGCAAGTTGATACAGGCGCAGCTGTTTCGCTCCTGTCAGAAAGCCTGTTCAAGCTGCTAAAACAACCGCCGTCGCTTGCGCAGTGCGCACTGAAGCTCAAAACGTACGGCGGAACGCCGCTTGAAGTCATAGGCCAGGGCCAAGTCGCTGTGGAATATAACGGACAACGGAAGGTTCTGCAAATCATCGTGGTACCCGGAGACAAGCCAGCGTTGCTTGGGCGCGACTGGATTGAGAGCCTCGGGGTCGACTTGAACAGCATTCACGAGGTCCACACCGAGCTAGCTCCGGACAGCCTCGTTAGAAG AACGAACGCTGTGCAGCATACGAGGACACCGCCGTACCACCCAGCCTCAAATGGAGCAGCGGAAAGACTTGTCCAGACAGTCAAACGAAGTCTCCTACGCCAATTTCGGGATGAGGAGAGCACAGGAGTGACTCGGACGATTCGACATCGACTGGATCAGTTTCTCTTCGTATACCGTAACACACCGTGTCCAACAACTGGTAAGACGCCAGCCGAACTTTTTCTGTCCTGGAAGCCACGCACGAGGCTGAGCATCTTGCACCCCGAATTAGCAAAGCGGACGGAAAGAGGTATTACTCAAGGGCAAAGCCGCCCAAACGGAACTTCATGGAGGGAGTTCGAAGCGGGCGATAGCGTTCGAGTAAGAGGGACCAGACCGGGTGATCCAAAATGGTTAGAAGGCACTGTCGTGCGGCGCGTCAGCTTGTCTACATACATAGTCAGGGTTCAAAGCCAAGAGAGGTTTGTCCATGTGGACGACATTACTTCACACGCATTTGCTATTCCTGCACCCAGAACGATTCGGATTCCAGAGGAGACCAGTACACAGCAACCGCCTGACCCGGCTTTAGCAGTCCAGCCTCAAGTAGAAGACGAAACAGGGACCCCATTGGCAACGCCGGTGTCTACTGAAGATGAAGTCGCCACGGAAAACAACGCTCCGGTACCGCAACTACGACGAAGCTCGAGAACACGAAAGCAACCCGAACGTTATGGCtttgaaacaaaataa